A genomic region of Sarcophilus harrisii chromosome 6, mSarHar1.11, whole genome shotgun sequence contains the following coding sequences:
- the LOC116419914 gene encoding phosphatidylserine synthase 2-like isoform X1, producing MRRIERRGAPSPGQQGKASLEGPPAEPGPATEVGTGVRRSTESEVYDDGTNTFFWRAHTLTVLFILTCALGYVTLLEETPQDTAYNTKRGVVASILVFLCFGVTQAKDGPFSRPHPAYWRFWLCVSVVYELFLIFILFQVSCSGAQDQWGGAKVVPPPHPKTVK from the exons ATGCGCAGGATCGAGCGCAGGGGTGCCCCGAGCCCGGGGCAGCAGGGCAAGGCCTCGCTGGAAGGGCCGCCGGCGGAGCCCGGGCCCGCGACGGAGGTCGGGACAGGGGTCCGCCGCAGCACCGAGTCCGAGGTCTACGACGACGGCACTAACACCTTCTTCTG GAGAGCCCACACCTTGACTGTCTTATTCATCCTCACTTGCGCCCTTGGCTACGTGACCCTTCTGGAAGAGACTCCTCAGGACACTGCCTACAACACCAAAAG AGGAGTGGTGGCCAGCATCTTGGTTTTCTTGTGTTTTGGAGTCACGCAGGCTAAAGATGGACCGTTCTCCAGACCTCACCCAG CTTACTGGAGGTTCTGGCTGTGCGTCAGCGTCGTCTACGAactcttcctcatcttcatccTCTTCCAGGTAAGCTGCTCTGGCGCTCAGGACCAATGGGGAGGGGCCAAGGTGgtgccccccccccaccccaaaactGTCAAGTAG
- the LOC116419914 gene encoding uncharacterized protein LOC116419914 isoform X3: MRRIERRGAPSPGQQGKASLEGPPAEPGPATEVGTGVRRSTESEVYDDGTNTFFCILRRGLSASPECQGDREQVRKPRLLEGLVGAKVFFASGKESPHLDCLIHPHLRPWLRDPSGRDSSGHCLQHQKRSGGQHLGFLVFWSHAG, encoded by the exons ATGCGCAGGATCGAGCGCAGGGGTGCCCCGAGCCCGGGGCAGCAGGGCAAGGCCTCGCTGGAAGGGCCGCCGGCGGAGCCCGGGCCCGCGACGGAGGTCGGGACAGGGGTCCGCCGCAGCACCGAGTCCGAGGTCTACGACGACGGCACTAACACCTTCTTCTG cattctgagaaggggtctcaGCGCTTCACCAGAGTGCCAGGGGGACAGAGAGCAGGTTCGGAAGCCCCGTCTTCTTGAGGGGCTTGTGGGAGCCAAAGTCTTCTTTGCCTCCGGAAAG GAGAGCCCACACCTTGACTGTCTTATTCATCCTCACTTGCGCCCTTGGCTACGTGACCCTTCTGGAAGAGACTCCTCAGGACACTGCCTACAACACCAAAAG AGGAGTGGTGGCCAGCATCTTGGTTTTCTTGTGTTTTGGAGTCACGCAGGCTAA
- the LOC116419914 gene encoding uncharacterized protein LOC116419914 isoform X2 produces the protein MRRIERRGAPSPGQQGKASLEGPPAEPGPATEVGTGVRRSTESEVYDDGTNTFFCSILRRGLSASPECQGDREQVRKPRLLEGLVGAKVFFASGKESPHLDCLIHPHLRPWLRDPSGRDSSGHCLQHQKRSGGQHLGFLVFWSHAG, from the exons ATGCGCAGGATCGAGCGCAGGGGTGCCCCGAGCCCGGGGCAGCAGGGCAAGGCCTCGCTGGAAGGGCCGCCGGCGGAGCCCGGGCCCGCGACGGAGGTCGGGACAGGGGTCCGCCGCAGCACCGAGTCCGAGGTCTACGACGACGGCACTAACACCTTCTTCTG cagcattctgagaaggggtctcaGCGCTTCACCAGAGTGCCAGGGGGACAGAGAGCAGGTTCGGAAGCCCCGTCTTCTTGAGGGGCTTGTGGGAGCCAAAGTCTTCTTTGCCTCCGGAAAG GAGAGCCCACACCTTGACTGTCTTATTCATCCTCACTTGCGCCCTTGGCTACGTGACCCTTCTGGAAGAGACTCCTCAGGACACTGCCTACAACACCAAAAG AGGAGTGGTGGCCAGCATCTTGGTTTTCTTGTGTTTTGGAGTCACGCAGGCTAA